TATCGCGAGTCCATAGGCATGCATAATCTTTGCGAATTTCAATCGTTTCTTTGCTTCTCAACtctcaataaattaaataataatatccgGAAAATCAGCGGACAGGCGGGGCTCTGTTAAGGTACAACAGACACTATTGTACGGTACGAAAAGCCAACTTTGTGACGGCCCCAACATCCGTATCCTCTCCCTTAACCTACACTAAAGGACTAAGCTTGAAAACCAATGTTACTGTCCCACCCTAAATAATCCTCAAACCCTCTAACCATAACATCAACCAACCCACAACAGCcctcttctttctttcattccttttttttttctgagttCAAAAGGAGAAGCAGGTTTCGGCttgttttgggttttctttttgggCGAAAATGGTGAACCCCAGATGTTATTTGGACATAAGTATAGGAGGAGAAGTAGAAGGGAGGTTGATTGTGGAGTTATACAGGGATGTTGCCCCTAAAACTGCTGAAAATTTCAGGGCTTTGTGTACTGGTGAGAAAGGCATTGGACCTAATACTTCTGTTCCCCTGCATTACAAggttcttttctttccctttcttataagcacacacacacacacacaaatatACGTGTAAATGCATGGAAGTATGTCTTGATTGGTATTTACTCTTttaattcttcttcttcttcatggaATGTTAAAGTGTTAACGATCTTTAGTTTGAATGTAGTaaaaccctttttctttttgtgtttaTACAATGAAATTTAAAGTGCCTGCAgtgtttgatcttaatgaatggTTATTTGGTATAGCTTACATGTTGTTGTGTTTGCATATTGTGTATTATGTGATGTAATACTGCAtattcaaaaacaataaatgtGTAGCTGCAATGGGAATGTTAAGATGAATGTTTATACTGGGAAGGCTGTAAATTATACTGCTATTCTTTCTTTGTTTCCTAATTACTCCTAATTATAGTGCAATATTAATATACAGGGTGTCCGATTTCATCGAATTATCAGGGGTTTTATGATAGAAGGTGGGGATATATCAGCTGGTGATGGAACTGGGGGAGAATCCATTTATGGCttgaaatttgaagatgaaaacTTTGACTTAAAACATGAACGAAAAGGAATGTTATCAATGTCTAATATGGGGCCTAACACCAATGGATCTCAATTCTTTATTACCACTAATAGAACCTCTCATCTCGATGGAAAACATGTGGTTTTTGGGAAGGTTATAAAAGGAATGGGTGTTGTTCGTTCCATTGAACATATTGCTGGTGAGGATGGTACTAATTACCCCACTCAAGAGGTTGTAATTGCAGATTGTGGAGAAATTCCTGAGGGGGCGGATGATGGAATATCCAACTTTTTCAAGGATGGTGATATTTATCCTGATTGGCCAGCTGATGTCGACAACAAACCGGATGAAATATCTTGGTGGATGAAGGCAGTAGACTCTATCAAAGCTCTTGGGAATGAGC
This genomic window from Gossypium raimondii isolate GPD5lz chromosome 10, ASM2569854v1, whole genome shotgun sequence contains:
- the LOC105778209 gene encoding peptidyl-prolyl cis-trans isomerase CYP40, whose translation is MVNPRCYLDISIGGEVEGRLIVELYRDVAPKTAENFRALCTGEKGIGPNTSVPLHYKGVRFHRIIRGFMIEGGDISAGDGTGGESIYGLKFEDENFDLKHERKGMLSMSNMGPNTNGSQFFITTNRTSHLDGKHVVFGKVIKGMGVVRSIEHIAGEDGTNYPTQEVVIADCGEIPEGADDGISNFFKDGDIYPDWPADVDNKPDEISWWMKAVDSIKALGNEQFKKQDYKIALRKYCKALRYLDVCWELKGIDAGKSSTLRKTRSQIFTNCSACKLKLGDLKGALLDADFAIRDGEDNVKAFFRQGQAHMALNDIDAAVESFKKALDLEPNDGGIKKELAAAKKKIADRRDREKQAYSRMFQ